DNA from Rhodospirillaceae bacterium:
TGTCATTACGGTAGACTGTGGCATCACCGCTTATGAGCCGTTAGCGGCTGCTGCTGACGCTGGCTTGGATGTGGTCGTTATAGATCATCATAAGGCCGAGTCAGAGCTGCCTATTGCGGCGGCGATTGTAAATCCCAACCGATTAGATGATAGCAGCGGGCAGGGTCACCTCGCGGCAGTCGGTGTAACATTTTTAGTTCTTGTTGCGCTTAGTCGTCGCTTGCGTGAACTCGATTGGTACAGCCGATCTGACAAGACTGAACCAGATTTGCGCACATTATTAGATATTGTAGCTTTAGGAACGGTCTGCGATGTCGTTCCACTCAAAGGGCTGAACCGCGCTTATGTGAATTATGGTCTTTCCGTTATGGCGCGCGGGAAAAACATTGGCCTTGTTGCACTCGCCAATGTGGCCGGGCTTAAAGAGGCCCCGAGAGCCTTTCACCTTGGTTATATGTTAGGGCCCCGAGTTAACGCTGGCGGGCGCGTTGGCGAAGCGCAACTAGGAACGCGACTATTGGTCAGCGAAGATCCAGATGAGGCCGCTGTTCTAGCTATGCGACTTAACGAATACAATGCCGATCGCAAAGACATTGAAGCCGCTGTTCTGGTTGAGGCCATTGAGCAGGCTGAGAGTATTGAAGAGCCGGACGCGCATGTTGTTTTTGTTGCCGGACAGAATTGGCACCCCGGCGTGATTGGGATTGTCGCCAGTCGTCTACGTGAACGCTATGATTTGCCAGCGTGCGTGGTTGCCCTTGATGGCGGCATGGCTAAAGGTTCCGGTCGTTCTGTGCCAGGTGTTGATCTCGGACAAGCGATCCTGGCTGCCCGAGATGCTGATTTGCTATTCAATGGTGGTGGCCATGCTATGGCGGCAGGATTCACCGTAGAAGTCGATAAACTGGATGCTTTTAAAACCTTTCTCGCAAAACATATTACGGATCAGGTTGCCGAGGGCGGTCGATTACCGTCCTACACAGTCGACGCCATCGTGGCTCCAAGTGGGGCAACGATAGATTTGGTAAAGCGTCTCTCAAGCATGGAGCCATTCGGTGCTGGAAACGATGAACCCAAGGTTGTGGTATCCGCCGCGCAGATCGTTAAATCCGACATTGTTGGCAACGGTCATGTCCGATGCATCGCAACGGGCAGTGATGGCGGTCGTTTAAAAACAATCGCTTTTAACTGTACCGACTCAGAACTTGGATACGCTCTACTTAATACTCAGGGTCGGTCTATTCACCTCGCAGGGAGCCTTCGGGAAGATACGTGGCAAGGACGCTCAGACGTTCAGCTAGTGATCGAGGATGCAGCTTGGGTTGCTTGAATCGGGTCTAATTTTAGGTATGGATAAATCAGTCAACAATGTGGCAACAACGCTTGTGGTAGTC
Protein-coding regions in this window:
- the recJ gene encoding single-stranded-DNA-specific exonuclease RecJ — its product is MSDVASPLTTCLGVEHSLQGRVWQTAVPDEYGIKDLARTLQLPDAVARILVARGFTAETAEPFLNPTLKALMPDPSILAGMDSAVTRLVSAIQTNQKIVVFGDYDVDGATSSAILIRFFRSLGVSVGSYIPDRMKEGYGPNTPALLRLREEGADIVITVDCGITAYEPLAAAADAGLDVVVIDHHKAESELPIAAAIVNPNRLDDSSGQGHLAAVGVTFLVLVALSRRLRELDWYSRSDKTEPDLRTLLDIVALGTVCDVVPLKGLNRAYVNYGLSVMARGKNIGLVALANVAGLKEAPRAFHLGYMLGPRVNAGGRVGEAQLGTRLLVSEDPDEAAVLAMRLNEYNADRKDIEAAVLVEAIEQAESIEEPDAHVVFVAGQNWHPGVIGIVASRLRERYDLPACVVALDGGMAKGSGRSVPGVDLGQAILAARDADLLFNGGGHAMAAGFTVEVDKLDAFKTFLAKHITDQVAEGGRLPSYTVDAIVAPSGATIDLVKRLSSMEPFGAGNDEPKVVVSAAQIVKSDIVGNGHVRCIATGSDGGRLKTIAFNCTDSELGYALLNTQGRSIHLAGSLREDTWQGRSDVQLVIEDAAWVA